The following are encoded in a window of Pseudalgibacter alginicilyticus genomic DNA:
- a CDS encoding OmpH family outer membrane protein, translating to MKNIIYLACALLVFTSCQQQSKIGYVDNGILINEFQEKIDLEAKFQVKEDAFRKKFDSIDQAFQLEVQQFQADANKMTQSKAQEKYQELGQKKQMQDQQRQLEAQQFQQEFQNEIDSLIVKVKAFVKDYGKNNGYTYILGTSEAAASVLYGTEENDLTKTVLEALNAESKK from the coding sequence ATGAAAAATATAATTTACTTAGCATGCGCTTTATTAGTTTTTACTTCTTGTCAGCAACAATCAAAAATAGGATATGTTGATAATGGTATTTTGATTAATGAATTTCAAGAAAAAATTGACTTAGAAGCAAAATTTCAGGTTAAAGAAGATGCTTTTAGAAAGAAATTTGATAGTATTGATCAAGCATTTCAATTGGAAGTTCAACAATTTCAAGCTGATGCTAATAAAATGACCCAATCAAAAGCTCAAGAAAAATATCAAGAGCTTGGACAGAAAAAACAAATGCAAGATCAACAAAGACAATTGGAAGCTCAACAATTTCAACAAGAATTTCAAAATGAAATTGACTCTTTAATTGTTAAAGTAAAAGCATTCGTAAAAGATTATGGTAAAAATAATGGATATACCTATATTCTGGGTACTAGTGAAGCAGCAGCTTCAGTACTTTATGGCACTGAAGAAAATGATTTAACTAAGACAGTTTTAGAGGCTTTAAATGCAGAATCAAAAAAGTAG
- the mnmG gene encoding tRNA uridine-5-carboxymethylaminomethyl(34) synthesis enzyme MnmG produces the protein MFNEVYDVIVVGAGHAGSEAAAAAANMGSKTLLVTMNLQNIAQMSCNPAMGGIAKGQIVREIDALGGYSGIVSDTSAIQFKMLNKSKGPAMWSPRVQSDRMRFAEDWRLLLERTPNLDFYQEMVSGLLVKNHKVIGVKTSLGIEIKARSVVLTNGTFLNGLIHIGNKNFGGGRAGEKAATGITEQLVQLGFDSGRMKTGTPPRVDGRSLDYSKMIEQPGDENPEKFSYLDVTKPLEKQRSCFMTYTSLEVHDLLREGFDRSPMFNGRIKSLGPRYCPSIEDKINRFADKDRHQLFIEPEGWNTCEVYVNGFSTSLPEDVQFKALRSVVGFENVKFFRPGYAIEYDYFPPTQLKHTLETKLVQGLFFAGQINGTTGYEEAASQGLMAGINASLMTQLKDPFVLKRDEAYIGVLVDDLITKGTEEPYRMFTSRAEYRTLLRQDNADLRLTPKGFELGLASEKRLKRMQDKHEAAEKFVKFFEDTSVKPDEANPVLESKNSALVKQSDRMFKIFSRPNITIDDVRKFKAVEQYIQDHKLDVEVIEQAEIQVKYSGYIAKEKNNADKLSRLEYVKIPENFDYSKIKSMSFEAREKLKKIQPTTVSQASRISGVSPNDISVLLVYMGR, from the coding sequence ATGTTTAACGAAGTTTATGATGTTATTGTTGTTGGAGCTGGCCATGCTGGAAGTGAAGCTGCAGCTGCAGCTGCTAATATGGGTAGCAAAACATTGCTTGTTACTATGAACCTTCAGAATATTGCACAAATGTCCTGCAATCCTGCTATGGGTGGTATTGCTAAAGGACAAATTGTTCGAGAGATTGATGCACTTGGTGGTTATAGTGGTATTGTGTCTGATACTTCTGCTATCCAGTTTAAAATGCTTAATAAATCTAAGGGGCCTGCTATGTGGAGTCCTAGAGTGCAGAGTGATAGAATGCGTTTTGCTGAAGATTGGAGATTACTTTTAGAAAGAACACCTAATCTGGATTTTTATCAAGAAATGGTGTCTGGTTTATTAGTTAAAAACCATAAAGTTATAGGTGTAAAAACGTCTTTAGGTATTGAGATAAAAGCTAGATCTGTTGTGTTAACCAATGGCACTTTTTTAAATGGTTTGATTCATATTGGTAATAAGAATTTTGGTGGAGGTAGAGCAGGTGAAAAAGCTGCTACTGGAATTACTGAACAATTAGTTCAATTAGGATTTGATTCTGGCAGAATGAAAACAGGTACACCGCCAAGAGTGGACGGTAGAAGTTTAGATTATTCCAAAATGATTGAGCAACCTGGAGATGAAAATCCTGAAAAATTTTCTTATTTAGATGTTACTAAACCTTTAGAAAAACAACGTTCATGTTTTATGACATATACAAGCTTAGAGGTTCATGATTTACTTAGAGAGGGTTTTGATAGATCGCCAATGTTCAATGGTAGAATTAAAAGTTTAGGTCCGCGTTATTGTCCATCTATTGAAGATAAAATTAATCGTTTTGCTGATAAAGACAGGCATCAATTATTTATTGAACCAGAGGGTTGGAATACTTGTGAGGTTTATGTAAATGGTTTTTCTACATCTTTACCTGAGGATGTTCAATTTAAAGCTTTAAGGTCTGTTGTTGGTTTTGAAAATGTTAAATTTTTTAGACCTGGTTATGCTATTGAATATGATTATTTTCCTCCCACACAATTAAAGCATACTTTAGAAACTAAACTAGTTCAAGGTTTGTTTTTTGCTGGTCAGATTAATGGAACTACTGGGTATGAAGAAGCGGCGTCTCAGGGATTAATGGCAGGGATTAATGCTAGTTTAATGACTCAATTAAAAGACCCTTTTGTTCTTAAAAGAGATGAAGCTTATATTGGTGTGCTTGTTGATGATTTAATTACTAAAGGCACTGAGGAACCATATAGAATGTTTACTTCTAGAGCTGAGTATAGAACTTTACTACGACAAGATAATGCGGATTTGAGACTTACACCTAAGGGGTTTGAGCTTGGTTTGGCAAGTGAAAAACGTTTAAAACGAATGCAAGATAAGCACGAAGCTGCTGAAAAATTTGTTAAGTTTTTTGAAGACACAAGTGTTAAACCTGATGAAGCTAATCCTGTTTTGGAGTCTAAAAATTCTGCTTTGGTAAAGCAGTCTGATAGGATGTTTAAAATCTTTTCAAGACCAAATATTACTATTGATGATGTTCGAAAATTTAAAGCTGTTGAGCAGTATATTCAGGATCACAAATTAGATGTTGAAGTTATTGAACAAGCAGAAATTCAAGTTAAGTATTCAGGTTATATTGCTAAAGAAAAGAACAATGCTGATAAATTAAGTAGATTGGAATATGTTAAAATACCTGAGAATTTTGATTACTCAAAAATCAAATCCATGAGTTTTGAGGCTCGAGAAAAACTTAAAAAAATCCAACCAACAACCGTTTCACAGGCATCAAGAATTAGTGGTGTTTCGCCAAATGATATTTCTGTTTTATTGGTTTATATGGGTAGATAG
- a CDS encoding 7TM diverse intracellular signaling domain-containing protein, which translates to MKNNNNTYLLFLLQGLLICLFSSCSNIEANKENHTFNVAFNVDQSIEEFDNVKFEPFDNLNLSFFRGNVWIKLNINNEENENKSYMFINNDRFNRNYVFYKLDTLTHSLKLVHQIQDTSKKDYRTFNNPNPNLKIDLAPNEIATYLITTNSDGRTKDATPKIMDLETYFDFINETTILNIIFYGIIFCLVLINIYQWSIYKQEIYIYYIFYITSTFLVYLGIEGYFFSLNIKHIIIDHFVFICVKMWALSLIVYTSKFLDIQTVAPRYYKLIKLILIVVLGGTLIYQFTFYNSSIQHLHYFENVLSSLWLVLIVGMILLSVKNRRLELKYYLIPLAGFILFTIIGLIDVHFQILPGNAFNYVKLGAIIELIGFTYFMTVLIKKKLKKAERLENELLENKKQLQTAAIELEKKDKILSTKKQIEKTDLISIFKLVENSLSTETEWDEFKLKFNKLKPEFHEKLLAFEPKLTKSEIRLLTLINIGYSQKEIAQILSIAPDSVKKARSRVRKKINLSKKVSLKDMLSQL; encoded by the coding sequence TTGAAAAACAACAACAACACATATCTTTTGTTTCTTCTTCAAGGGCTTCTAATATGTCTATTTTCTTCCTGCTCAAATATAGAAGCAAACAAAGAAAACCACACTTTTAATGTAGCTTTTAATGTTGATCAAAGTATTGAGGAATTTGATAACGTAAAATTTGAACCTTTTGATAATTTAAACCTTAGTTTCTTCAGAGGTAATGTATGGATAAAATTAAACATAAACAATGAAGAGAACGAGAACAAATCCTACATGTTTATTAATAATGATAGGTTTAATAGAAATTATGTTTTTTACAAACTTGACACTCTAACTCATTCGTTAAAATTAGTACATCAAATACAGGATACATCAAAAAAAGACTATCGAACTTTTAACAACCCCAACCCCAATCTTAAAATAGATTTAGCACCAAATGAAATAGCAACGTATTTAATCACAACAAACAGTGATGGAAGAACAAAAGATGCGACTCCAAAAATAATGGATTTAGAAACATATTTTGATTTTATAAATGAAACAACAATCTTAAATATTATTTTTTATGGTATCATTTTTTGTTTAGTACTCATCAACATCTATCAATGGAGTATTTATAAACAGGAAATTTACATCTATTATATTTTTTACATAACCTCTACTTTTTTGGTGTATCTGGGGATAGAAGGTTATTTCTTCAGTCTTAATATAAAACATATTATCATTGACCACTTTGTATTTATATGTGTTAAAATGTGGGCCTTATCATTAATTGTTTACACCTCTAAATTTCTAGATATTCAAACAGTAGCTCCTAGATATTACAAGCTAATTAAACTCATTTTAATTGTAGTTTTAGGAGGTACTTTAATCTACCAATTTACTTTTTACAATTCTTCAATTCAACACCTACATTACTTTGAAAATGTCCTTTCATCTCTTTGGCTAGTTTTAATTGTTGGAATGATACTGTTATCAGTAAAAAACAGACGATTAGAATTAAAATATTACCTAATTCCTTTAGCTGGTTTCATATTGTTTACAATAATTGGACTCATTGATGTTCATTTTCAAATTTTACCAGGCAATGCTTTTAACTATGTTAAATTGGGAGCTATAATTGAGCTTATTGGGTTTACATATTTTATGACAGTATTAATCAAGAAAAAACTCAAAAAAGCCGAACGCTTAGAAAACGAACTTCTTGAAAACAAAAAACAACTACAAACTGCTGCTATAGAATTAGAAAAAAAAGATAAAATTTTATCAACTAAAAAACAGATTGAAAAAACAGATTTAATAAGTATTTTTAAACTGGTAGAAAACTCATTATCTACAGAAACAGAATGGGATGAATTTAAATTAAAGTTTAATAAACTGAAACCCGAATTTCATGAAAAACTATTAGCCTTTGAGCCTAAACTTACTAAATCTGAAATCAGGCTTTTAACTTTAATTAATATAGGTTATTCACAAAAAGAAATTGCTCAAATTCTATCTATTGCTCCTGATAGTGTAAAAAAAGCAAGAAGTCGCGTTCGAAAAAAAATAAATCTTTCTAAAAAAGTGAGTTTAAAAGATATGTTATCTCAACTATAA
- a CDS encoding class I SAM-dependent methyltransferase: MVKSNSNHFNLKVKDHSVSGEEFELILNSEYGYLETVPQPSPDKLSNYYKSENYISHTDSQRNLFEKVYHLVRKKALKSKLNLINSFALENKTLLDIGCGTGDFLKTAQQNYWTAFGIEPNEQARSIANSKTNNSVYKTEQLLKFKTHSFDVITLWHVLEHLPDLEKQILTFKKLLKENGTLIIAVPNHKSFDAVYYKQFWAAYDVPRHLWHFSKSSLLKLITKQSMKIVRIKPMLFDAFYVSLLSEKYRSGKMNLIKGFLIGLLSNLKFLSTKEASSLIYIIKNK, from the coding sequence GTGGTAAAATCAAACTCAAATCATTTTAATTTAAAAGTAAAGGATCACTCTGTTTCCGGAGAAGAATTTGAATTAATTTTAAACTCTGAGTATGGTTATTTAGAAACCGTGCCTCAACCATCTCCAGACAAATTATCAAATTATTATAAAAGTGAAAACTATATTTCGCATACAGATTCGCAACGTAATTTATTTGAAAAAGTGTATCACTTAGTTAGAAAAAAAGCACTTAAAAGTAAATTGAATTTAATTAATTCATTTGCGTTAGAAAATAAAACTTTATTAGATATTGGATGTGGAACAGGTGATTTTTTAAAAACGGCACAACAAAATTATTGGACCGCTTTTGGAATAGAACCAAATGAGCAAGCAAGAAGTATTGCTAATAGTAAAACTAATAATTCAGTTTACAAAACAGAACAACTTTTAAAATTTAAAACTCATAGTTTTGATGTGATAACGTTGTGGCATGTTTTGGAACATTTGCCGGATTTAGAAAAACAAATTTTAACTTTTAAAAAATTATTAAAAGAAAACGGTACTTTAATTATTGCCGTTCCTAATCATAAAAGTTTTGATGCTGTATACTATAAGCAGTTTTGGGCTGCCTATGATGTTCCTAGACATCTTTGGCATTTTAGTAAATCATCCCTTTTAAAATTAATTACTAAACAGTCCATGAAGATTGTGAGAATAAAACCTATGTTGTTTGATGCTTTTTATGTGAGCTTGCTTTCTGAAAAATATAGGTCTGGCAAAATGAATCTTATTAAGGGTTTTTTGATTGGACTCTTGTCTAATTTAAAGTTTTTGAGTACTAAAGAAGCTTCTTCGTTAATTTATATCATTAAAAACAAATAA
- the ybeY gene encoding rRNA maturation RNase YbeY, translating to MINFNYETNFSLENEALISSWITKTILSEEHQLEEINYVFCDDTYLHKLNVEFLNHDTLTDVISFDYSVGKIIQGDIYISVERVADNAKDFKVPFSEELHRVMIHGVLHYCGYKDKTEADAQLMRAMENHYLKVLV from the coding sequence ATGATTAATTTCAATTACGAAACCAATTTTTCACTTGAAAATGAAGCGCTCATTTCTTCTTGGATCACAAAAACTATTTTATCAGAAGAACATCAATTGGAAGAAATAAATTATGTGTTTTGCGATGATACATATTTACATAAATTAAATGTTGAATTTCTTAATCATGATACTTTAACTGATGTTATCAGTTTTGATTACTCAGTCGGAAAAATTATACAGGGTGATATTTACATTTCTGTTGAAAGGGTAGCGGATAATGCTAAAGATTTTAAGGTTCCTTTTTCTGAGGAGTTACATCGTGTTATGATTCATGGTGTACTTCATTATTGTGGTTATAAAGATAAGACAGAAGCCGATGCACAACTTATGAGAGCTATGGAAAATCACTACCTAAAAGTCTTAGTTTAA
- the gltX gene encoding glutamate--tRNA ligase, which yields MTKNVRVRFAPSPTGPLHIGGVRTALFNYLFAKKNNGTFVLRIEDTDQNRYVEGAEQYIIDALNWCGIPFNEGPNKNEKFGPYRQSERKHLYKKYADELIASGNAYYAFDSAEDLDFHRKDHEQKGKTFIYNWHNRLKLSNSLSLSAEEAKAKLDAGEDYVIRFKSPQDETLYLTDIIRGEIKIDTNILDDKVLFKSDGMPTYHLANIVDDHLMEISHVIRGEEWLPSLALHYQLYQAFGWDAPEFAHLPLILKPTGKGKLSKRDGDKMGFPVFPLQWTDPETNEISRGYKEDGYFPEAMVNFLAFLGWNPGTEQEIFSLEELIEAFDLEKVNKSGARFDPDKIKWFNHHYMQEQNNDELAEAFKSLHSELIEIDLNYISLVIGLIKERATFVSDFWGLSHYFFTAPTTYDEKASKKAFKDDTAALMTELKNIIVHIDEFTVTALQTDIKGWITKKEIGFGKVMMPLRLALVGALQGPDVFDIMFIIGKAETIKRIENVIKAL from the coding sequence ATGACCAAAAACGTTCGTGTGCGTTTTGCACCAAGCCCAACAGGACCATTACATATTGGAGGGGTTCGTACCGCTTTATTCAACTATTTATTCGCCAAAAAAAACAACGGAACATTTGTTTTAAGGATAGAAGATACCGACCAAAATCGCTATGTAGAAGGCGCTGAACAGTACATTATTGATGCTTTAAATTGGTGTGGAATTCCATTTAATGAAGGACCAAATAAAAACGAAAAATTCGGACCGTACAGACAAAGTGAACGCAAACATTTATATAAAAAATATGCCGATGAACTGATTGCTTCAGGCAACGCCTATTATGCTTTTGATTCTGCCGAAGATTTAGATTTTCACAGAAAAGACCATGAACAAAAAGGAAAAACCTTTATTTACAATTGGCATAACCGCTTAAAATTAAGCAACTCGTTATCGCTTAGTGCAGAAGAAGCAAAGGCTAAACTTGATGCCGGCGAAGATTATGTGATCCGATTTAAAAGTCCTCAAGATGAAACCTTGTATTTAACAGATATAATCCGGGGAGAAATAAAAATAGATACCAACATTTTAGACGATAAAGTATTGTTTAAAAGCGATGGCATGCCAACCTATCATTTAGCAAATATTGTGGACGATCATTTAATGGAAATATCTCATGTAATACGTGGTGAAGAATGGTTACCAAGTTTGGCACTACACTACCAATTATATCAAGCTTTTGGATGGGACGCACCAGAATTTGCTCACCTCCCACTTATTTTAAAACCCACTGGAAAAGGAAAATTAAGCAAGCGTGATGGCGATAAAATGGGATTTCCTGTATTCCCATTGCAATGGACAGACCCAGAAACCAACGAAATTTCCAGAGGGTATAAAGAAGATGGGTATTTTCCAGAAGCCATGGTTAATTTCTTGGCATTTTTAGGTTGGAACCCAGGTACGGAACAAGAAATTTTTAGTCTTGAAGAATTAATTGAAGCTTTCGATTTGGAAAAAGTAAACAAATCTGGAGCTCGCTTTGACCCTGATAAAATTAAGTGGTTCAATCATCATTATATGCAAGAACAAAATAATGATGAGTTAGCAGAAGCCTTTAAAAGTCTTCATTCAGAATTAATCGAAATTGATTTGAATTACATTTCCTTAGTTATTGGTTTAATTAAAGAACGCGCTACGTTTGTGTCTGATTTTTGGGGGTTAAGTCATTACTTTTTCACTGCTCCAACCACTTATGATGAAAAAGCCTCTAAAAAAGCATTTAAAGACGATACCGCAGCTTTAATGACCGAATTAAAAAACATCATTGTTCATATTGATGAATTTACCGTTACGGCTTTACAAACGGATATTAAAGGTTGGATTACCAAAAAAGAGATTGGATTTGGAAAAGTAATGATGCCACTACGTTTAGCTTTAGTTGGCGCTTTACAAGGTCCTGATGTATTCGACATCATGTTTATAATTGGAAAAGCAGAAACGATTAAGCGCATTGAAAATGTTATAAAAGCACTATAG
- a CDS encoding DUF4175 family protein yields the protein MNNFQNIQNKLEGFIRRYYTNELLKGFIMFFVIGLLYFLLTLFIEHILWLNTTARSILFWLFVLVEFALLVKFIFIPLAKLFKLQKGIDYAMASKIIGTYFPDVNDKLLNVLQLNQSTSKSELLLASIEQKSLELNPVPFKLAVNFKRNLRYLKYAAIPIAILLLTFFTGNFNWFSDSYQRVVHYKTAYEPPAPFQFFVLNDNLNAIENKDFKLVVNTAGDVFPENVEINYNNETYFLHQTGVGEFEYVFSQPKYSVEFRLSSNQVRSKPYTLEVVEVPTLLSFLMFLDYPNHTKKQNEILKGTGNAVVPEGTKIKWQLNTKSTQSVSLFSKDSLDFISSKSNVFEASKQVFNNFNYTLSTSNANLKNYENLAFNIQVVKDEFPEINIKMATDSLDLQTLYFYGQVSDDFGFNKLQLVYYPSDNEQDKHYEAIPISNSNIAEFISTFPNNLEILEGMPYTLYFQVFDNDVVNGSKSAKSSFFTYRKRTQTEEEQKVLQEQSETIHSLNKSLNKFDEQDKQLEELSRSQKEKSNLNFNDKKKLESFLKRQKQQDDMMKNFNKQLKNNLKEFNKQSEKEDILKEDLNKRLKDNEEQLKKDEKLLDELEKIQEKINKENLAFKLDELAKQNKNKKRSLQQLLELAKRFYVEKKLEKLKNELKTLSEDQEKLSKASNENNTKNNQDTLNKGFDDFIKEIDGLEKENKELQKPFDIPRDKLNENEIKSEQKDASNALEKKEENDDLDIKNQEMQKAKNSQKNAAHKMKQMSSSMQNSLQRSAAEQMQEDTEMLRQILDNLVLFSFNQEAVMNQFKDIEVDHNKYAKYLREQNNLKEHFEHIDDSLFALSLRQPKLSENVNIQITEVFYNMDKALKLFADNQVYQGVSNQQFTVTAANNLSDFLSNVLDNMQENLSMSPSSGQGDMQLPDIIMSQDQLNKMMEEGMKKGDSGKPEQNGNGENDNNKSSDKQKTKLGQGEGEGEKQPLANGFSNDSNGELYEIYQKQQLLRQSLEDKLTKDGMGSNGQNLVRKMEEIELDLLNTGFTNNTLQKMLELQHQLLKLDHASFQQGEDYQRKSETNTNIFENNSNSSIPTAKQYFQTTEILNRQSLPLRQVYKIKVHNYFKSTND from the coding sequence ATGAATAATTTCCAAAACATACAAAATAAATTAGAAGGATTTATTAGGCGTTATTATACTAATGAATTGCTTAAAGGATTCATTATGTTTTTTGTTATTGGGCTTTTGTATTTTCTTCTTACGCTTTTTATAGAGCATATTTTATGGTTAAATACCACTGCTAGAAGTATTTTGTTTTGGTTGTTTGTTTTGGTTGAGTTTGCTTTATTGGTGAAGTTTATTTTTATTCCATTGGCAAAATTATTCAAACTTCAAAAGGGGATTGATTACGCAATGGCATCCAAAATAATCGGGACATATTTTCCAGATGTAAATGATAAATTATTGAATGTACTGCAACTTAATCAAAGTACATCAAAATCTGAATTGTTGTTAGCAAGTATTGAGCAAAAATCTTTAGAGCTGAATCCTGTGCCTTTTAAATTAGCTGTTAATTTTAAAAGAAATTTGAGGTATTTAAAGTATGCTGCTATTCCCATAGCTATTTTATTATTGACTTTTTTTACTGGAAATTTTAATTGGTTTAGTGATAGCTACCAGCGTGTTGTACATTACAAAACAGCGTATGAACCACCTGCACCATTTCAATTTTTTGTATTAAATGATAATTTAAATGCAATTGAAAACAAAGATTTTAAATTGGTTGTAAATACGGCTGGAGATGTTTTTCCTGAAAATGTTGAAATTAATTATAACAACGAAACTTATTTTTTGCATCAGACAGGAGTAGGTGAGTTTGAATATGTTTTTTCTCAACCTAAATATTCCGTTGAGTTTAGATTGTCTTCAAATCAGGTTAGGTCTAAACCTTATACACTTGAGGTTGTGGAAGTGCCTACGCTTTTAAGTTTTCTAATGTTTTTGGATTATCCTAATCATACCAAAAAGCAGAATGAGATTTTAAAAGGCACAGGTAATGCCGTGGTTCCTGAAGGCACAAAAATAAAATGGCAGCTGAATACTAAATCTACGCAATCTGTGAGTCTTTTTTCCAAAGATAGTTTGGATTTTATTTCTTCCAAATCCAATGTTTTTGAGGCATCTAAACAAGTTTTTAATAATTTCAATTATACATTAAGTACTAGTAATGCTAACTTAAAAAATTATGAAAATTTAGCGTTCAATATTCAAGTGGTTAAAGATGAATTTCCAGAAATCAACATCAAAATGGCTACCGATAGTTTGGATTTACAAACACTTTATTTTTATGGACAAGTCAGCGATGATTTTGGTTTCAATAAACTACAACTAGTTTATTATCCATCAGATAATGAACAAGATAAACATTATGAAGCCATTCCTATTTCAAATTCAAACATAGCAGAATTTATAAGTACATTTCCAAATAACTTAGAAATTTTAGAAGGCATGCCTTATACATTATACTTTCAAGTATTTGATAATGATGTGGTTAATGGAAGTAAAAGTGCTAAAAGCAGTTTTTTTACGTATAGAAAACGTACACAAACAGAAGAAGAGCAAAAGGTGTTGCAAGAACAAAGTGAAACTATTCATAGTTTAAATAAATCTTTAAATAAGTTTGATGAGCAGGATAAACAATTAGAAGAATTGTCAAGATCCCAAAAGGAAAAATCAAATCTTAATTTTAATGATAAAAAGAAATTAGAATCATTTTTAAAGCGTCAAAAGCAGCAAGATGACATGATGAAAAATTTTAATAAACAATTGAAAAATAATTTAAAAGAATTTAATAAGCAATCTGAAAAGGAAGATATTCTTAAAGAAGATTTGAATAAGCGATTGAAGGATAATGAAGAACAACTTAAAAAGGATGAAAAATTACTTGATGAATTAGAAAAAATTCAAGAAAAAATTAATAAAGAAAATTTAGCTTTTAAACTTGATGAATTAGCTAAACAGAATAAAAATAAGAAGCGCAGCTTGCAACAATTACTGGAATTAGCTAAACGTTTTTACGTAGAAAAGAAACTTGAAAAATTAAAAAATGAGTTAAAAACTTTATCAGAAGATCAAGAAAAATTATCTAAAGCTTCCAATGAAAATAATACCAAGAATAATCAAGATACTCTTAATAAAGGTTTTGATGATTTCATTAAAGAGATAGATGGACTAGAAAAGGAAAATAAAGAGCTTCAAAAACCATTTGATATTCCAAGAGATAAATTGAATGAAAACGAAATTAAATCTGAGCAAAAAGATGCATCTAATGCTTTAGAGAAAAAGGAAGAAAATGATGACCTTGATATAAAGAATCAAGAAATGCAAAAAGCTAAAAATAGTCAAAAAAATGCAGCTCATAAAATGAAACAGATGAGTAGTAGTATGCAAAATTCTTTACAAAGATCTGCTGCTGAACAAATGCAGGAGGACACAGAAATGTTACGTCAAATTTTAGATAATTTAGTTTTGTTTTCTTTTAATCAAGAAGCTGTTATGAATCAGTTTAAAGATATAGAGGTTGATCATAATAAGTATGCTAAATACCTTCGTGAACAAAATAATTTAAAAGAGCACTTTGAGCATATTGATGATAGTTTATTTGCTTTGTCTTTAAGACAACCCAAGTTGTCTGAAAATGTTAATATACAGATTACCGAGGTTTTTTATAATATGGATAAAGCCCTTAAATTATTTGCTGATAATCAAGTTTATCAAGGTGTTTCTAATCAACAATTCACTGTAACTGCTGCTAATAATTTATCAGATTTTTTAAGTAATGTTTTAGATAATATGCAGGAAAACTTAAGTATGTCTCCAAGTAGCGGACAAGGTGATATGCAATTACCAGATATTATTATGAGTCAAGATCAACTTAATAAGATGATGGAAGAAGGTATGAAAAAAGGAGATTCAGGTAAACCTGAACAAAATGGTAATGGTGAAAATGACAATAATAAATCAAGTGATAAGCAAAAAACTAAATTAGGACAAGGTGAAGGCGAAGGTGAAAAGCAACCTTTAGCAAATGGTTTTAGTAATGATTCTAATGGAGAGTTATATGAAATTTATCAAAAACAACAATTATTAAGACAATCTTTAGAAGATAAATTAACCAAAGATGGTATGGGGTCTAATGGTCAAAATTTGGTTCGCAAGATGGAAGAGATTGAGCTTGATTTGTTAAATACAGGTTTTACCAACAATACCCTTCAGAAAATGTTAGAACTTCAACATCAATTATTAAAATTGGATCATGCAAGTTTTCAACAAGGAGAAGATTATCAACGTAAATCTGAAACTAACACTAATATTTTTGAAAACAATTCTAACAGTAGTATTCCTACTGCTAAACAATATTTTCAAACTACAGAAATATTAAACAGGCAAAGCTTACCTTTGCGTCAAGTTTATAAAATTAAAGTTCACAATTATTTTAAAAGTACGAATGATTAA